ACCTCGCCGGGTACTCGGTCGGTGCCGGAGATTCCGGCACCGGAAGGGGAGGAGGCGAGGTCTCATGGGGCTCGGCGGATGCATCATCCTCATCGCTGTGGGAGCCATCCTCACGTTCGCGACCGACTGGCACATGCGCGGCGTCAACCTGGACGTCGTCGGCGTGATCCTGATGGCCGTGGGCCTGATCGGCATCGCGACGTTCAGCGGTATCGCGCGGCGCCGGCGGGTCGTGGTCCCGCCGACGCCGGTGGTCGAGGAAGAACCGCACCATCACCGCGGCGACGGCTACACCGACGGTTACGGCGTCTGACGCGACGCCCGCCTACTGCTCGTCCATCCCCGCCAGGACGAGTGGCAGGCGGTCCGCCCCGCCCGGTCCGAGGCGGACCGGGACGCCCCAGTCCTGCTGGTGGACGTGGCAGGCGGGGTATTCGACGGCCGGGTCGGCGTCGCAGCTCGCGGCCATCGCGGAGACGTGCAGGACGCCTTCCGTGATCTCCGGGTTCAGTTCCAGCTCGCGGCTGAGGTCGGTGTCCGCTCCCTCGCCCTTGAGCAGCAGCTCGGGCGGGGTCGAGGAGACCAGCAGACGCGTGGAGGGGCCGTACCGCGTGTCGAGCTTCTGGCCGGCCGGGGCCTGGAAGATCACGTCCAGCCGGAGGCGGCCGGGGACGACGTCCGTGGCCGCGCGCCGGGTGCGGTGGGCGACCGACTCCACGCGCACCGCCTCCTCGGGCAGCCGCAACCGGGTCAGCCGGTGCCGGGCCGACTCGACCACCACGATGTCCTCGCCGGCGAGGACGGCGTCACTGGGCTCGCGCAGGTCGGTGGCCAGCGTCGTGACCTCGCCGGTGGCCGGGTCGTAGCGGCGCAGGGCGTGGTTGTAGGTGTCGGCGATCGCCACCGAGCCGTCCGGCAGGACGGTGACCCCGAGGGGGTGCTGGAGCAGGGCCTGGCCGGCGGCGCCGTCGCGGTGGCCGAAGTCGAACAGGCCGGTGCCGACCGCCGTGTGGACCTGGCCGTCGAGGTCCACCCAGCGCAGGGCGCTCGTCTCGGAGTCGGCCAGCCACAGCCGCTCATCGGCCGCGGCGAGGCCGGAGGGCTGGGCGAACCAGGCCTCGGCGCCGGGGCCGTCGACCAGCCCCTCGTTGGTGGTACCGGCCGCCACCGCGACCGTGCCCGCCGCGGGGTCGTACGTCCACAGCTGGTGGACGCCCGCCATGGCGATCCACACCCTGCCGCCGAAGACCGCCACGTCCCAGGGGGAGGAGAGGTCGACCTCGCGGGCCGGGCCGAAGGTCGCGGACCCCTGCCACCACTGCTTCCCGGTGCCGGCCAGGGTGGTCACCGCGCCGGAGACCAGGTCCAGGCGGCGCAGGGCGTGGTTGACGGTGTCGGCCACGGCCACCGAGCCGTCGTCGAGCAGGGCGAGGCCTTGGGGCTCGCTGAAGGAGGCCTGCTGCGGGCCGCCGTCCGTGAAGCCGCGCGTGCCGGAGCCGATGCGCCGTACGACGGTCTCGGCGTCCTCGGCCAGCTCCACCAGCTGGTGCCGGGTGGTGTCGCTGACCAGGAAGTGCCCCGACGGCAGGAGCAGCGCCTTGCCGGGGAAGCGGAGGGTCGTCGGCTCAGGCTCCGGCGGCACGTACGGGCCGTCGCCGCGGCGCAGCGTGCCCTTCGCCTCGTGCTCGGTCTCCAGCTCCTCCACCAGCCGCTCGATGGCGTGCGCGTGGCCCTCGCCGGCGTGCTGGGCGACGACGTACCCCTCGGGGTCGATCACGACCAGCGTCGGCCACGCGCGCACCGCGTACTGCTTCCAGGTGGCGAGCTCCGGGTCGTCCAGCACCGGGTGCTCGACGCCGTAGCGCTCCACCGCGTCGACGACCGCCTGGTGCTCGGCCTCGTGCACGAACTTCGGGGAGTGCACGCCGATGACCACCACCGTGTCCCGGTGCTTCTCCTCCAACTCCCGCAGCTCGTCCAGGACATGCAGGCAGTTGATGCAGCAGAAGGTCCAGAAGTCCAGGACGACGATGCGTCCGCGCAGGTCGGCGAGGGTGTACCGCTGGTCGCCCGTGTTCAGCCAGCCACCCTTGCCGATCAGCTCGGGGGCACGGACGCGGGCTCGTCGGGGTGCGGAGTGGGTCATGGCCCCAAGATTGCCACTCGACTCCGACAGCCGATTCGGCGCCTGTGGACAACCGGCATCCGCGGACCGGGACGCCTGTGGACAACCGGCCGGTGCGTGTTGCCGTACCCGACCGGTGGACTGCGGTGGCCCGTCAGATCAGGGCGTGGCCGGTGGTGACGTCGACATGGCCGGGCACCTCCTCGTGCCGGTCGCCGACCGAGAGGGTGCCCGTGGGCTCGAAGAGGAGGACTTCGGCGCGCCGGGGCGCGGACGGCTTGTGATAGGTGCCGCGCGGGACGGTGAACACCGACCCCTTGGTCAGGACGACCGTGCGCTCGCCGGCCGGTTCGCGCAGCCCCAGGTGCACCTCGCCGTCGAGGACCAGGAAGAACTCGTCGGTGTCCTCGTGCACATGCCAGACGTGCTCGCCCTCGAACTTGGCGATGCGGACGTCGTAGTCGTTGACGGCGGCGACGATGCGGGGGCTCCAGCACTCGGTGAAGGAGGCGAGCGCCTTGTCCAGGGAGATGGGTTCCTTGGGTTCCATGCGGTCATCCTGCGGGGTTACGGTACGGCCGGACGAGTGCTAGGAATCGCATATGCCGCAAGGATCCTCTCACCGCCGTCCGCATCGGGTCGCCGTGATCGTCGACGAGGGCACCAACCCCTTCGAGGTTGGGGTCGCCACCGAGCTGTTCGGGCTGCCGAGGCCCGAACTCGGCCTTCAGGGGCGGCTGTACGAGGTGACACTGTGCGCGCCCGCCCCCGCGACGCGGATGAACCACGGCTTCTTCACCCTCACCGGTGTGCCCGGCCTGGAGGCGGTCGACGAGGCCGACACCCTCGTCGTACCGGGCCGCCCCGACAACGTCGTACCGCGCGGCTCCGACGTCCTGGACGCCATCCGGCGCGCCCACGCGCGCGGGGCGCGCATCGTCAGCTTCTGTACGGGCAGTTTCGCCCTCGCCGAGGCCGGGCTGCTCGACGGGCGCCGGGCCACCACCCACTGGATGTGGGCGGACGCCTTCCGGGACCTGCACCCCAAGGTGCTGCTGGAGCCGGACGTGCTGTTCGTCGACGAGGGCGACATCCTCACCGCCGCCGGCAGCGCGGCCGCGCTCGACCTCGGGCTGCACCTGTGGCGCCGCGACCACGGGGCCGAACTCGCAAGCGCCGTCTCCCGGCGCCTCGTCTTCGCCGCCCACCGCGACGGCGGCCAGCGGCAGTTCGTGGAACGCCCGGTGCCCGACGTGCCCGACGAGTCGCTCGGCCCGCTGCTGGCCTGGGCGCAGGAGCGGCTGGGCGAGCCGCTGACGGTGGCGGACCTCGCCGCCCGCGCGGCCGTCAGCCCGGCCACGCTGCACCGCCGCTTCCGCGCCCAGCTGGGTACCACCCCGCTGGCCTGGCTCACCGGGGAGCGGGTGGCGCTGGCCTGCCGGCTGATCGAGCGGGGCGAGGAGCGCCTGGACGTCGTCGCGGCCCGCAGCGGCCTGGGTACGGCGGCCAATCTGCGGGCCCGGCTGCGCCGGGAGACGGGGCTGAGCCCATCGGACTACCGCAGGCGCTTCGGGCCGCGGTAGTCCTCTTCCGGCTCCGTGATGATCTCGCCGCGGCGGGGAACGGTAACCGCATGAGACTCCTCGTACGCGATCGGCTCCTCGGTATCGGCGACGACTACTGGATCGAGGACGAACACGGCCGGAAGGTGTTCCTCGTCGACGGCAAGGCGATGCGGCTGCGGGACACCTTCCAGCTGAAGGACGCCCACGGACGCATTCTGATCGACATCCACCAGAAGATGTTCGCCCTGCGCGACACCATGGTGATCGAGCGGGACGGCGAGGGCCTGGCCACCATCAGGCGCAAACGGCTGTCCCTGCTGCGCAACCACTACCGGGTGTCCCTGGCCGACGGCACCGTGCTGGACGTCAGCGGCAAGATCCTCGACCACGAGTTCGCCATCGAGTACGACGGCGAACTCCTCGCGGTCATCTCCCGCCGCTGGCTGCACCTGCGGGACACCTACGGCGTCGACATCGTCCGCGAGGACGCTGACCCGGCACTGCTCATCGCGGTGGCGGTGTGCGTGATCCACCTGGCGCAGAAGGAGCGGGAGGACGACTGAGACCCACGGGGCCGGCCGACGGGCTAGCTCCGGTTGCGCGGTGGCTCCAGGCCCAGCACGCGGTCCTTCAGCGCCGGGAACTGCTCGCGGGTGGCGGCCACCTTCGCCGGGTCGAAGTCGACGCCGAGGATCTCCTCGTCCGCGCCCGCCTCGGCCAGCACCTCGCCCCACGGATCCACCACGATCGAGTGACCCGCCTGCGGAACTCCCGCATGGGTCCCGGCCGTTCCACACGCGAGCACGAACGCCTGGTTCTCCACCGCCCGCGCCTGAGCCAGCAGCGTCCAGTGCGCGCGCCGCCGCTCGGGCCAGCCCGCCGGGATCACCACGGTCTCGGCGCCGGCGGCGACCAGTCCGCGGAAGAGTTCGGGGAAACGGAGGTCGTAGCAGGTGGCCACGCCGAGCGTGGTCCCGGGCAGCCGGACCGTCACCAGGTCCCGCCCGGCACCCATCAGCACGGCCTCGCCCTTGTCGAAGCCGAAGCGATGGATCTTGCGGTAGGCCGCGGCCAGCTCACCTGAGGGGGAGAAGATGAGAGAGGTGTTGTAGAGCGGCCCCTGCGGGTCACGCTCCGGAATGGACCCCGCGTGCAGCCACACGCCCGCGTCGCTCGCGGCCTTGGCCATCGTCTCGTAGGTCGGTCCTTCGAGCGGCTCGGCCTCACGGCCGAACTCCTCGAAGGCGAAGGCTCCGGTGGTCCACAGTTCGGGCAGGACCACGAGGTCGGCCCCGGCCTGCTCCCGGACCAGCGCGGCCACCCGATGCCGCCGGGAGTCGACCGATTCGTCCTCGTTCACGGCGATCTGGATCAGCGAGGCGCGCACACTACCACCGTCCTGGCATTCGAGTCGTCCACACAGGCCTACGATCGTCACACGAAAGCACTGCCGGGGTGCCTGTAGGCAGCGTAACTTGGGGGTCCCCCGGGTTCGAGGGGAGCCGAGAACCAGGGGGAGGCCCAGACGGCCGCCGCAGTGCCGCCGCCGCCCGCTGGCAACGCCGCCACAACCTGCCCGTGTACCGACCGCCGAGGGGTCCCGTTCCGTGAGTCTGCATCCCACCCTCCAGCCCTACGCCGACGCCTGGACGCACTCCATCGAAGCGATATCCGAGATGGTCCAGTCGCTCGCGGAGGGCGAGTGGAACCGGCGGACCCCCTGCCCAGGCTGGTCGGTCCGGGACATCGTGTCGCACATCATCGGCATGGACTGCGAGATCCTCGGCGACCCGCGCCCGATCCACTCGCTCCCCCGTGACCTCTTCCACGTCACCACCGAGCACCAGCGGTACATGGAGATGCAGGTCGACGTCCGCCGCCACCACACGGCGCCCGAGATGACGGCCGAGCTGGAGTACACGGTCATCCGCCGCAACCGCCAGCTGCGGGGCGAGTCCCGTGACCCCGGCACCACGGTCCGCGGCCCGCTGGGCAAGGACATCACGGTGGAACAGGCCTACCGCGCCCGCGCCTTCGACGTGTGGGTGCACGAGCAGGACCTGCGCACCGCCCTCGGCCGCCCCGGCAACCTGGACTCGCCGGGTGCGTACGTGGTCCGGGACGTCCTGCTGGAGGCGCTCCCCAAGATCGTGGCGGAGGACGCGGACGCACCGCGCAGTTCGGCCATCGTCTTCGACGTGCACGGCCCGGTGGAGTTCCTGCGCACGATCCGCGTCGACATCCAGGGCCGTGGCAGCCTGGAAACGGCCCCGGCCCTCGGCCCCGCCGCCACCCTCACCCTCGACTGGGAAACCTACGTCCGCCTGGCCTGCGGCCGCGTCACACCGGAGGCGGTGGCCGACCGCCTCAAGACCGAGGGCGACCCGGACCTGACGGCGGCGATCCTGCGCAACTTCACGGTGACGCCGTAGGGCTAAGCCGCAGGTACGTGCACCGTCTCCACCCGGCTCGCCACCAGCCGCTCACGCTCACGCCGGGCCGCCCGCCCACGAAGCCGCAGGATCTGCGAAACCCCGAGCGCCTGAAGGACGAACACCGCCGAGAACGCCACGGCGTAATCGTCCCCGGTCGCATCCAGCAGCACCCCGACCGCGAACAACGTCGTCATCGAGGCAATGAATCCACCCATGTTGGTGATACCGGACGCGGTTCCCTGTCGCTCGGGCGGGTTGGCCGGCCGCGCGAAGTCGAACCCGATCATGGAGGCCGGCCCACACGCACCGAGCACCGAGCACAGCACCACCAGGAGCCACATCGGCGCGTGCGCACCGGGATACACCAGCGTCGCCGCCCACAGCGTCCCGGTCGTCCCCACCGTGCCCAGCGCCAGCGGCAGCCGCGCCGCGTGGTGCCGGGCGATGATCTGGCCGTAGACCAGCCCGATCACCATGTTGGACAGCACGACCAGAGTGAGCAGCTCACCGGCCGTGGCCCGGCTGAGCCCCTGCGCCTGGACCAGGAACGGCAGGCCCCACAGCAGCAGGAACACCATCGCCGGGAACTGGGTGGTGAAGTGCACCCACAGACCGAGGCGCGTACCGGGCTCCCGCCAGGCCGCCGCGATCTGCCGGCGGACGTAGGCCACGCCCTGGTGCGGGTACGGCTCCGGCTCGTACCCCTCGGGGTGGTCCTTCAGGAACAGCAGGGTCAGCACCAGGACGACGACACCCGCGAGCGCGCTGCCGGCGAACGCCGGGGTCCAGCCGATGCCGTGCAGCAGCCGGGCGAGGACCAGTGTGGAGACCAGGTTGCCCGCCATGCCGACCAGCCCGGCGAGCTGTGCCACCAGCGGCCCGCGCCGGGCCGGGAACCAGCGGGTGCCGAGCCGCAGCACGCTGATGAAGGTCATCGCGTCACCGCAGCCCAGCAGGGCACGGGAGGCGAGGGCGGTGCCGTAGGAGGGAGAGAAGGCGAAGCCGAGCTGCCCGGCCGTGAACAGCACGGCGCCGATGCTCAGCACCCTCTTGGTGCCGAGCCGGTCGACCAGCAGGCCGACGGGTATCTGCATACCGGCGTAGACCAGCAGCTGAAGGATGGAGAACGTCGACAGCGCGGAGGCGTTCACATGGAAGCGGTCGGCCGCGTCCAGTCCCGCCACACCCAGTGACGTACGGAAGATGACGGCGACGAAGTAGACGGCGACGCCTATGGACCACACGGTGACGGCGCGTCGGCCGCCCGGTGGATCACCCGGAAGGGTGACGTTGTTTGCCGAGCCGCTCATCGGACCTCACCCCGCGCGAGGTGCGAGAACCAGCTCACATGACGGTGCACGACCTCGACGGCCGCCTCCGCGTCCCCGGCGCGCAGCGCGTGCAGGATCTGCTCGTGCTCGGCGAGCGTCTTGGCGATCCGGTCGGGGTGGGAGTGCATGACGGCGACGCCCATCCGCAGCTGCCGGTCGCGCAGCTGGTCGTAGAGCCGGGACAGGATCTCGTTGCCGCCGCTGCGCACGATCTCGGCGTGGAAGGAGCGGTCGGTCACCGCGGCCGCGGCCAGGTCACCGGCGGCGGCCTGCGCCTTCTGCAGCTCCAGCAGCTCGGTCAGCCGCTCGACCAGACCGGGCGGGGCGGGTACGGCCTTGCGCGCGGCGTGCTCCTCGACCAGCAGCCGGGTCTCCACCACGTCGGCGATCTCCTGCGCGGAGACGGGCAGCACCAGGGCGCCCTTCTTCGGATAGAGCCGGATCAGGCCCTCGACCTCCAGCCGCAGCAGCGCCTCCCGCACGGGTGTGCGCGAGACCCCGACGGCCTCGGCCAGCTCGCCCTCGGTGAGCAGGGTGCCGCCCTCGTAGCGGCGGTCCAGGACGCCCTGTTTGACGTGGGTGTACACGCGGTCGGCGGCGGGTGGCGGCTTGTCGTGCCGGCGGGCGGGCTGCTCTACGGCCGTCTTCATGCCCACATGATAGATACAACACGTACGCATGGGGTAGCGGCATCCAGCATCCGGACGAGACACATCTGTGACCAGGAGCGCCCGCAGCGACCGCACAACCTTCTGTGCTACTTACGTGTCTCACACGTGCGGCCCGCTGCTCTTGCCACCTCAACTCGGCCGCACCTCAGGGGCATTCAAGACAATCGGGGTATACCACTTTGATTACCGGCATTAAGGGCACCCGCAACTCGCGTCTCCGCAGAGCCGCCGCCGTCGCCGTCACCTCCGGCGCGCTGCTGGCGACCGGTGCCCTCACCGCTGCGCCCGCTCAGGCCGTTACGACGCCCTCGATCGTGGCCAAGGGCGGCTTCGTGATGAACAACGCCACCGGCACCGCGCTGTACGGCAAGACCCAGGACTACAAGCGCTCCACCGGGTCCACCACCAAGATCATGACCGCCAAGGTCGTGCTCGCTCAGTCGAACCTGAACCTCGACAAGCAGGTGGTGATCCAGAAGGCGTACAGCGACTACGTCGTCAAGAACAACGCCTCCCAGGCGCACCTGATCGTCGGCGACAAGGTCACCGTCCGCCAGCTGCTGTACGGCCTGATGCTGCCGTCCGGCTGCGACGCCGCCTACGCGCTCGCCGACACCTACGGCTCCGGCTCCACCCGCGACGCGCGCGTGAAGAACTTCATCGGCAAGATGAACGCCACCGCGAAGAGCCTGAACCTGAACAACACGCACTTCGACTCCTTCGACGGCATCGGCAACGGCGACAACTACTCGACCCCGCGCGACCTGACGAAACTCGCCAGCAGCGCGATGCAGAACTCCACGTTCCGCACGGTCGTCAAGACGAAGTCGTACACCGCGAAGACGATCACCAAGACCGGCAGCACCCGCACCATGCAGACGTGGACCAACACGAACACGCTGCTCTCCAGCTACAGCGGCGCGATCGGCGTGAAGACCGGTTCCGGCCCCGAGGCCGGCGCCTGCCTCGTCTTCGCCGCCACCCGCAACGGCAAGACCGTCATCGGCACCGTTCTGGCCTCCACCTCGTACGCACAGCGCGCGACGGACGCCACGAAGCTTCTCGACTACGGCTTCGCAAAGCTCGGCTGACGTCCTCGCCGATGCTCGGACACCCACGGGCCCGCCGCCTCACGCGGCGGGCCCGTTCTGCTGCCGCCCGGCGTGCGATGAAGGCGATGGTGCTAGCGTCATCGGCACCATGCTGCTGCGTCTGGACAAGTCCGGCGCCCGCCCCCTACACGAGCAGGTGGCGGCGGCGATCCGGCGGACCGTCACCGAGGGCGAGTGCCGCCCCGGCGACCGGCTACCCTCGGCTCGCGCTCTCTCCGCGGCCCTGGACACCAACGTCAACACGGCTCTGCGGCCTGCGCGAACTGCGGAACTAGGGCCTGCCGGAGTTCCGCCTGCGGGAAGCCGTGCAGCATCAGCAGCGGGGTGCCACTGCCGCCGTACTCGGCGAGATGCAGACGCGTCCCGCCGACGTCCAGCCGGCGGCGCTCGGCGCCCTCGTGCTTCGGCAGTGGACGGTCGGTGTGCGTGTGCGGTGCCATGCATGACTCCTCTCGGTCCGGCGCGGTCCCCATCGGGCTCGCGTCGCCGGGTCAGGAGTCGGGGTCGGTGCGAAAGGTTCCCTCCCTTCTTCGTGGTCCTGTACTCAACGCTTTTGGCTGTCAGGCGCTGTCGCGGGGGCTGGTCGTCGGGAGCTGGTCGTAGGTCTTGAAGGTGTACGAGGCGTCGTACGACATCAGGTTCCCTTGCGCCGCCGGCAAGCCGAGCCGTCGGTTGAGGGGTCCGGTGAGCGGCCCGCAGTGTTCGGCGGCCGGAGCGCTGAAGGTGTCGTCGTAGGCCGAGAACTCGATTACCGGCGGGTCCTGGGAGACCCACTTGGAGGGGCCCGAGCGCTTCAGCTGGAAGTCGACGGGGTCACCCGCCCCGATCATGCAGTCGTGCGGCACCAACGGGCCCAGGAGCCGGAAGCGGAGGCTGAACTGCCCGGTGTAGAAGTCGGACCGGCCGCCGTACTCCGGCTGTATCGCCAGCCCCAGCACGGCCGCCCGATCGCCCGCCGGGGTGCCGGTCAGTCCGCCCGGTATGGCGGTGGGAGAACTGTGCATCGCCCCCCACACCTGACCCTTGCTGCCGTCCGGCAACGGGCCTTCGGCGTGCGTCATGGTGATCGGCGCGAGGTTCACCGTGACCTTGCCCATCGTCAACCGCGGCGCGGCCGTGTGCACTTCGCATCTCCAGCGGCCCGGGTTGACGCCCTCGGGCAATGGCGGGCAGTCACGGAAGTCGGTCACGGACGGGGCGGTGGCGCGAGGGGCGGAGTATGCGACACCCGGCGCGCACACCGCCGCGGTACCGGCGAGGACGACGGTGCCCGCGACGGCGGCGACGCGGCGGACGGGGGAGTGACCGGGGCGAACAGCCGTGGATTTCGTCATGTCACCAGCGTGCCGCCGTAGCCACTCCACCACCATCGGTGACATCCCTGGCACCACCCCGAACGTCCCCTGATGCGACGTCAGGGTTCAAGGAGCAAGTCATCTCGCCGAGAGCCTTTTTCAGCAAACTTCACCCTCAATCGTGAACATCGCGCTTGCAAGTGGCATATTCGATTTCCTCCGCTCTACGTTCCGCAGCGGAGGTGGTTCACATGAGCGAACCCAGCAAGCGACCCGACTCGTCCGAACGGCACGAGGCGATCGACGTCAGCGACTTCGTGTACGCGGCCACGGGGGCCCGGGTACGACGGTTGACCATGCCGGACGGGAGCCACTGGTTTCCGGCGGTGGACGTGTGCAAGGAACTGGGGTACACCACGCCCCGAAAGGCACTGACGGATCATGTTCCGGAGGGCCACCGAGAAAGTCTCGAGACAGTGACTGGAAGTCACTGTCTCAGTATTCCCGCAGGTAGGGAGTGGCGACGAGACTTGCAACTCATTGATCTCCAGGGCCTGATCTTCCTCGTCCAGGCCTGCACCAAGCCCTCCTGCGCCCCCTTCAAACAGTGGGTCGCCGAGGTGATCGAGACGGTGCAGAGGGACGGTTCCTACACCCTGGAAGAGGCCGAGGTGCAGCCCGTCGAACCCGGCGCTCCGATCGCGTACGCCATGCCCGAGCAGGTCGCCGAGGCCATCGTCCGGCTTGAGGCACACAACCTTCAGCTGGACGAGGAGCTGGCGCACGGGCAGCGCAAATCGATCGAGCTGCGGGGGGAAACGCTGGCTCTGCACAGGGAGATGCTGGCCACGCAGAAGGCCACCCTCGCCGTGCAGCAGGCCATGGTCCGGGCGATGGAACGGATCGCGGACCGGCTCGATGCGCTGGTACCGAACCCTCCGCCGCCTGGTGGAAACGTCACGGTACTGCCCACCACGGCCTCCGTACTGGCCGACTGGCGGCAACGTCTCTCCGTGACGGCCGATGTATGGGCCGTGGCCGTCGTGATCGCCCCCGTTCTCGTCGAGAAGGGCGAGCTGTGCGAGCCGCTTGAGTCGATCGCAGCCCGTACGGGACTCTCCGTGCACCGCGTCAACGAATGTCTGCGGCTGCTGCGCAAGCACGCCTGCATCCGCTCGCGCGGCGGAGCCGAGGACGGGGCGCCGGTGTACGTACTCAACCAGTCCTGAAAGCTGACAGAAGGGGCGGTCGCAAGAGATATTTGCGGCCGCCCCTCAGGTTTAACGCTCCCGGTCCCGGACCGTCACGCCCAGGTGATCAGCCTCTTCGGCTGCTCCAGGATCGCCGCCACATCCGCCAGTACCTTCGAGCCCAGCTCGCCGTCGACCAGGCGGTGGTCGAAGCTCAGTGCCAGCGTGGTGACCTGACGCGGCTTGACCTTGCCCTTGTGGACCCACGGCTGGAGCTTGATCGCGCCGATCGCGAGGATCGCCGACTCCCCCGGGTTGAGGATCGGCGTGCCCGTGTCGACTCCGAAGACACCCACGTTGGTGATCGTCACCGTGCCGCCCTGCATGGCCGCCGGGGACGTCTTGCCCTCGCGGGCCGTGGAGACCAGCTCGCCGAGCGCGGACGCCAGCTGCGGGAGGGTCTTGTCGTGCGCGTCCTTGATGTTCGGCACGATCAGACCGCGCGGGGTGGCCGCCGCGATGCCCAGGTTGACGTAGTGCTTGAGGACGATCTCCTGGGCCGCCTCGTCCCAGGACGCGTTGATCTCCGGGTTCCGCTTGATGGCGACCAGCAGGGCCTTGGCGATCAGCAGCAGCGGGTTGACCCGCAGGCCCTGCATCTCCTTGTCCTGCTTCAGCTCCTCGACCAGCTTCATCGTGCGGGTCACGTCCACCGTCACGAACTCCGTGACATGCGGCGCCGTGAACGCCGAACCGACCATCGCCGTCGCCGTCGCCTTGCGGACGCCCTTGACCGGGATGCGGGTCTCACGTGCAGTGTCGTACGACGCCACGGCTGCCGGGGTCGCGGGTGCGGCGACGGCCGGTGCGACCGGCGGCTCGGCGGCCTTGGGCGGGGCCACCGCCGCGTGGACGTCCTCGCGCGTGATGATGCCGTCCGGGCCGGACGGGGTGACCGTGGCCAGGTCGACTCCGAGGTCCTTGGCCAGCTTGCGCACCGGCGGCTTCGCCAGCGGGCGGGGCTTCTCGGCGACAGGAGTGTGGCCGTTCAGCTCCGACTGGATCGCCCGGGCCGCTGCCGGGACACTCACCTCCGGGCCCTTGCGGGGGCGGCGCTTGGTCGATGAGGTCGCCACGCCGTAGCCGACGAGGACCGGCTGGCGGCCCTGCGCCTTCGGCTCCTCCGCGGCGACAACGGGCTCCTTGGGCTGCTCCACCGGTGCCGCGGCCGGGGCCGCGCCGGCCACCTCCACCGCGATGATGGAGGTGCCCACGTCGACCGTGGTGCCCTCGGGGAAGTGCAGCGCGCGGACCACACCGTCGTACGGGATGGGCAGTTCCACGGCCGCCTTGGCGGTCTCGACCTCGCACACCACCTGACCGTCGGTGACCGTGTCACCCGGCTGGACGTACCAATTGAGGATCTCGGCCTCGGTGAGTCCCTCGCCGACGTCCGGCATCTTGAACTCGCGTACGGACGCTTCCGTCATCGTCGTCACGACCCTCTCCTCAGAACGCCAGCGAGCGGTCGACGGCGTCGAGCACGCGGTCCAGGTCCGGCAGGTACTCCTCCTCCAGGCGGGCCGGCGGATACGGGGCGTGGTAACCGCCGACCCGGAGCACGGGTGCTTCCAGGTGGTAGAAGCAGCGCTCGGTGATCCGCGCGGCGATCTCCGCACCCGAGCCGAAGAAGACCGGTGCCTCGTGGACCACGACCAGGCGGCGGGTCTTCTC
Above is a genomic segment from Streptomyces fodineus containing:
- a CDS encoding DUF6458 family protein, producing MGLGGCIILIAVGAILTFATDWHMRGVNLDVVGVILMAVGLIGIATFSGIARRRRVVVPPTPVVEEEPHHHRGDGYTDGYGV
- a CDS encoding thioredoxin-like domain-containing protein codes for the protein MTHSAPRRARVRAPELIGKGGWLNTGDQRYTLADLRGRIVVLDFWTFCCINCLHVLDELRELEEKHRDTVVVIGVHSPKFVHEAEHQAVVDAVERYGVEHPVLDDPELATWKQYAVRAWPTLVVIDPEGYVVAQHAGEGHAHAIERLVEELETEHEAKGTLRRGDGPYVPPEPEPTTLRFPGKALLLPSGHFLVSDTTRHQLVELAEDAETVVRRIGSGTRGFTDGGPQQASFSEPQGLALLDDGSVAVADTVNHALRRLDLVSGAVTTLAGTGKQWWQGSATFGPAREVDLSSPWDVAVFGGRVWIAMAGVHQLWTYDPAAGTVAVAAGTTNEGLVDGPGAEAWFAQPSGLAAADERLWLADSETSALRWVDLDGQVHTAVGTGLFDFGHRDGAAGQALLQHPLGVTVLPDGSVAIADTYNHALRRYDPATGEVTTLATDLREPSDAVLAGEDIVVVESARHRLTRLRLPEEAVRVESVAHRTRRAATDVVPGRLRLDVIFQAPAGQKLDTRYGPSTRLLVSSTPPELLLKGEGADTDLSRELELNPEITEGVLHVSAMAASCDADPAVEYPACHVHQQDWGVPVRLGPGGADRLPLVLAGMDEQ
- a CDS encoding cupin domain-containing protein; the protein is MEPKEPISLDKALASFTECWSPRIVAAVNDYDVRIAKFEGEHVWHVHEDTDEFFLVLDGEVHLGLREPAGERTVVLTKGSVFTVPRGTYHKPSAPRRAEVLLFEPTGTLSVGDRHEEVPGHVDVTTGHALI
- a CDS encoding GlxA family transcriptional regulator, producing MPQGSSHRRPHRVAVIVDEGTNPFEVGVATELFGLPRPELGLQGRLYEVTLCAPAPATRMNHGFFTLTGVPGLEAVDEADTLVVPGRPDNVVPRGSDVLDAIRRAHARGARIVSFCTGSFALAEAGLLDGRRATTHWMWADAFRDLHPKVLLEPDVLFVDEGDILTAAGSAAALDLGLHLWRRDHGAELASAVSRRLVFAAHRDGGQRQFVERPVPDVPDESLGPLLAWAQERLGEPLTVADLAARAAVSPATLHRRFRAQLGTTPLAWLTGERVALACRLIERGEERLDVVAARSGLGTAANLRARLRRETGLSPSDYRRRFGPR
- a CDS encoding LURP-one-related/scramblase family protein, which codes for MRLLVRDRLLGIGDDYWIEDEHGRKVFLVDGKAMRLRDTFQLKDAHGRILIDIHQKMFALRDTMVIERDGEGLATIRRKRLSLLRNHYRVSLADGTVLDVSGKILDHEFAIEYDGELLAVISRRWLHLRDTYGVDIVREDADPALLIAVAVCVIHLAQKEREDD
- a CDS encoding carbon-nitrogen family hydrolase gives rise to the protein MRASLIQIAVNEDESVDSRRHRVAALVREQAGADLVVLPELWTTGAFAFEEFGREAEPLEGPTYETMAKAASDAGVWLHAGSIPERDPQGPLYNTSLIFSPSGELAAAYRKIHRFGFDKGEAVLMGAGRDLVTVRLPGTTLGVATCYDLRFPELFRGLVAAGAETVVIPAGWPERRRAHWTLLAQARAVENQAFVLACGTAGTHAGVPQAGHSIVVDPWGEVLAEAGADEEILGVDFDPAKVAATREQFPALKDRVLGLEPPRNRS
- a CDS encoding maleylpyruvate isomerase family mycothiol-dependent enzyme, which encodes MSLHPTLQPYADAWTHSIEAISEMVQSLAEGEWNRRTPCPGWSVRDIVSHIIGMDCEILGDPRPIHSLPRDLFHVTTEHQRYMEMQVDVRRHHTAPEMTAELEYTVIRRNRQLRGESRDPGTTVRGPLGKDITVEQAYRARAFDVWVHEQDLRTALGRPGNLDSPGAYVVRDVLLEALPKIVAEDADAPRSSAIVFDVHGPVEFLRTIRVDIQGRGSLETAPALGPAATLTLDWETYVRLACGRVTPEAVADRLKTEGDPDLTAAILRNFTVTP